The Schistocerca nitens isolate TAMUIC-IGC-003100 chromosome 6, iqSchNite1.1, whole genome shotgun sequence DNA segment cagtgtccctaatttgctgggaagtggcggtgcggtcccctacggcactgcgtaggatcctacggtcttggcgtgcatccgtgcgtcgctgcggtccggtcccaggtcgacgggcacgtgcaccttccgccgaccactggcgacaacatcgatgtactgtggagacctcacgccccacgtgttgagcaattcggcggtacgtccacccggcctcccgcatgcccactatacgccctcgctcaaagtccgtcaactgcacatacggttcacgtccacactctcgcggcatgctaccagtgttaaagactgcgatggagctccgtatgccacggcaaactggctgacactgacggcggcggtgcacaaatgctgcgcagctagcgccattcgacggccaacaccgcggttcctggtgtgtccgctgtgccgtgcgtgtgatcattgtttgtacagccctctcgcagtgtccggagcaagtatggtgggtctgacacaccggtgtcaatgtgttcttttttccatttccaggagtgtactttattacTGTAGCAACTGTTAACGGAGATCTTAGTACCAATCCCAGAAACAATTCGGACCTTTTAAATTTGCATTTGTGAGAGGTTTCACAGTACAGCTTCGTCAATTCGCCCAgcaagtaaacagtggtaagtTAATGCTAACCCATGTTAAATGCACTTAGTCTGCAAGTAAACATTTTTAAGTACCCATTGATGAGTTTTTAGAAATAGTGTAGAACGTTCCATTTCAAAAATATGTGGTTACTGTagatatatttgaaaacaatgacttaCCTGAACAAAAAATTCACGTTGCATGTAATTGAAAATCTTATTTATGAGACTTTATCCAAACTTTTCCCACGcaattccccaaaacaaccaacttgTCCTTTATCATTGTTTactactgaagtctttatttcctcAGCATGACTCGAGAATGTCTTCCACGCAGTAAATCATTTACAGTACGCTCTGTAAGCCACTGTGCAGTGCACGGCGGGAGGGCATTACATGCCAGTATTAccaattttcttttgtattccaTTTGCTTATTGACAAGGAAAAGCTTTCTATGTGCCTCTTTACGTGTCCTAATGTTTATCTTATTATGATACATACACGTGATGTACAACGGTAAGAGAATAATGGTCGCACAGTCTCCTTCGAATTAAGGTTGTCTAAATTTACCGAACAGAGTTTCCCCATAATTCCATCATTTTTATTCCAAGGATTCTCATTTACGTTCCCCGAGCATCTCTGGTACACTTTCGTATGGGCTATACTGACACCTGTTATGATCCTAGCAGCGCGTCTCAGAATTCGCCGATTCCCTCGATGTATGTTGTCACGCAACTTGTTAACGACTCCAAATACTTGAACAATACGCTGGAACTGTCGCACTAGTTTGTACGCTATTTCCTATCCTGATGCAGTGCTTATTCTCAGAACCCTtacaacaaatctaagtcttccattcgcaTCGCTAATATTGAATTTACGTGTTCATATTGCTTCTTAGTACTACCCCTaaatatttaaacgacctgacgAGGTCACGGTATTCATCACTATTCTTCACTTACTATGGGCCTGCTTCCCTTTGTTATtggcattatcttacatttaacCGCATTTAAAGAGAGTTGCCATtcaataaacaaaatgaaaatattattcaagTCTTTTCGCAATTCTCCGACGACATTACTTTCCTGTACATAACAGCATCGTTAGTAAACAATCTTACAATTCTTCTGAGtctaaggcgccgcagtcatgggctatgcggctggtcccggcggaggttcgagtcctccctcaagcatgggtgtgtgtttgtccttaggataatttagattaactagtgtgtaacctatttggagttttgctatttggggagcaaaataacttatgatggtcgaagtagagaagatataaaatgtagactggcaacggcaaggaaagcgtttctgaagaagagaaatttgttaacatcgagtatagatttaagtgtcaggaagtcatttctgaaagtatttgtatggagtgtagccttgtatggaagtgaaacatggacgataaatagtttggacaagaagagaatagaagctttcgaaatgtggtgctacagaagaatgctgaagattagatgggtagatcacataactaattatgaagtattgaatagaattggtgagaagaggagtatgaaagaagggaccggttagtaggacatgttctgaggcatcaagggatcacaaatttagcattggagggcagcgtggagggtaaaaatcgtagagggagaccaagagatgaatacactaagcagattcagaaggatgttggttgcagtaagtactgggagatgaagaagcttgcacaggatagggtagcatggagagctgcatcaaaccagtctcaggactgaagaccacaacaacaacagtgtgtaagcttagggactgatgaccttagcagttaagtcccataagatttcacacacatttgaacaattctgCTGATCCTGTCTGATTAATCGTGCATGTATACTGAGAACATTAGAGATCCTATTACTTTTCTTTGGGGCACAGCTGATGTCAGTTTCGTTTCTGCGGAACATtcataacgtactgggttctatttgtCAAACGTTCATCGAGCCAACCACATATCTGCGAAGAAGCTCCATTTTGTTACTAGGCGGCAATGTGGTGGTGTCCAACGCCTTTCGCAAATCTAGGAAGACGGGTTATATTTATTCACCCGCATCTGTTGTTTAGAAGATGTCTTGTATGAACAAAacaagttttatttcacaaccgtAAATGTTCAGTTGCTCTCACAATAATATTTTCCAGTAATTTGTGTACTACAtataataaagtaataaatataaaatGCAGGTGGCAGGTCCGTCTCCTCCACCGCCACCCCCGCCTCCACAGGCGGttccccagcagcagcagcaactccaCTCGCAGCTGCAGCCACAGCAGGGGCAGCCGCCGGCGCAGGTCCCACAGCAACTGCTGCCGTGCTCCATCTCGTCATCGCTGGCAGCGTCTATTATCACCAACCCGGAGCCGCCGCCACTCAACGAACCCAACACCCTGGAGATGCTACAGCGGCGAGCGCAAGAGGTGCTGGAGAACGCAAGCCAGGGACTGCTGGCCAACAACCTGGCAGACGAGCTGGCCTTCCGCAAGGGCGGCGCCGGCGGCAAGTCTAGCTCGCTCTCGCCGTACGACTCCAAGTCTGGCCGCAACGAGCCCTTCTTCAAGCACCGCTGCCGCTACTGCGGCAAGGTCTTCGGCAGCGATTCGGCGCTGCAGATACACATCAGGTCGCACACGGGAGAGCGGCCGTTCAAGTGCAACGTGTGCGGCAGCCGCTTCACCACCAAGGGGAACCTCAAGGTGCACTTCCAGAGGCACTCGGCCAAGTTCCCACACATAAAAATGAATCCGAACCCGGTGCCAGAGCACCTGGACAAGtaccatccaccactgctggcgcaacTGGGGCAGAGCCTGTCGCCGCACggacagcagccgccgccgcccgtGCCGCCAGTTCCGCCCCCGCAGAGTCCGTTCAGCTTCCCGCTGTACAGACCtccacagccgccgccgccgcagcagccggcgccgccgccgcacgcCGTGCCGCCGCACGACCTGCTGCCGTTGCCCCCACCTCCCCTACTGCCGCCGCACGCCCTTTTCGCGCCCGGACCGCTACCGCGCATCGCGCCAGCGGAGCAGGATGCGCCCGAGAACTTGTCGAAACCTCAGCCAACCAGGCAGTCTCCCCCTCCCCcgatgcaacagcagcagcaacaaccgcGACCGcaagaacagcaacagcaacaacagcagcaacaacacgaCGGCAACGAGGAGCCGCCATTCGTCAAACAGGAAGAGATGGACGATGCCGCGTCGACGCAGCGGCGGCAAGAGGAAGACGACTGCGAAGGTCGCCTCAGCCCGAAACGGGAACCTCCCGAGGACCCTGAAGATGTCGATATGTCCGCCAGGTTCCCGTCGTCTTCACCGTACGACGACAGTCTGGACAGTAAATACAACAGCCAGGACGAGGAGAACAGCCTGCAGGACCAGCCAGAAAACCTGTCGAGCAAGGGCGCGGGCACCTCCAGCAGGCTCTCACCACCGAGCTCGACGTCTTCCGGTAGTGCAGTTGCCATCGACCCTGCCAAGGACCCGGCCATCTATACCAGTCTCCTCCCGCGGCCAGGTAGCAACGACAACTCGTGGGAGTCTCTCATCGAGATCACCAAAACGTCGGAGACCTCCAAGCTGCAGCAGCTAGTCGACAACATCGAGCACAAACTGACGGACCCCAACCAGTGTGTCATCTGCCACCGCGTCCTCTCGTGCAAGAGTGCACTGCAGATGCACTACCGTACACATACCGGTGAAAGGCCGTTCAAGTGCAAGATATGTGGCCGCGCGTTCACCACCAAGGGCAACCTCAAGACGCACATGGGCGTGCACCGTGCCAAGCCTCCGGCGAGAGTGCTGCACCAGTGCCCCGTCTGCCACAAGAAGTTCACTAATGCGCTGGTACTACAGCAGCACATCAGGCTACATACGGGAGAACCCACAGATCTGACCCCGGAACAGATACAAGCTGCAGAAGTGAAAGACTTCCCTGCAGCGGCCTCGACTCCTGGGCCTCCCTTTCCCGGTCCCGTCTCCTTTCTGCAGGCCTTCCCACCGCTGCCACCACCAGGCATTCACCTACCACCCGCGCAGCACCACACCAAGCTCCCGGCAGGGTCTGCACACGGGGAGCTCAAAGAGGAAAAGCCCGACTACCCCGATGACGACAACTCGAGTAGCAGTGGTGGTGGagggcagcagcaacagcaacagcaacaacagcaacagcagcagcagcagcagcagcagcagcagcatcagcagcaaccACAGGCTTGCACATCTGCCTTGCAGCAGCAACCGCCACCACAAATCTTCTGCACGTCCCTGGCGGCACTCGAGAACCAGGTGCGCACCATCACAACAATGGCGTCACAGCTTTCGGCGGCCAAGTGCTCGCCACCGGCGGCCACACCAGGCTCGGCGCCACCCCTAAACGGTGACCGCTCGCCGTCTCCCAGCGCTGGTGCCCCCGCCGGCCCCAGCGCCGCAGCCAGCCCCTCGGCGTCGGAGTCTGGTGGCTCACTGAGTGGCGCCCTCGACCTAACGCCACGCTCTTCCTCTGTCGGCGCTCCGACACCTTCTCCTGGCCCGCCGACATCAGCCTCGGGGCCAACTGCAGCGCCACTACCCCCACCACCACCTGGCGCCTTCTCAGGCTTCGGCTTACTACCACCTGGACCCATTGGCAGTGCCTTGACGTCCTCTGTTCTCACATCGACTGCATTCAGTCCCATTGGCCTTGGGGCAGGTAAGCAAAGAATTTCAGATGCAGCGCTACTGCTGTCTAAGAGTCATATTTGCACTTAAATACATGACTGGTTGTGGATTTATGCACTAGGAAATGGAAATTGTTACTTCATGGAACACTAGTCTGGTACATGTCAAACTGGTGAAGATGTTAATCACCTAACAGGTACAAAATGATGAAACATTCATTCCATTTGTAACCGATGTCCACCACCAACATCAGTGTGATGTGTGACAGCTATGTGCATGAACCAATGTTGTATTCATTGTAGCATTGGAGTAGACAGCCTCCAAATGTCATCAGGGGGAATTTCTTAACATGCCAGAAACATATGCTATGGTAGTATGTTACTGCTCATTGCATCCCACGCATGCCATATTGGTGAAAATCGAGGGTACCAGGCACGTTAGTTAAGGACCCACTCATTCCTCAAGGTGTTTGTGGTATGAACTGCATTGTGGGTTCTTGTATTATTCTACTGGAATATACAATTTGATCATGAGGGGAATGACAAGGTTTACTGTTCCTGACACACACTGGCAAGTACCTAGCCTCTCTTTGAAAATTATCAAATCAGTACTATTGTTACACCCAACAGCTCTGCACAGTATGGTTCCGAGAGTTAGAGGGGTGTGGGTCTCAAGAATCACTGCTTCTAGTGAACTTTTCACTGGTTGAAAGTCCATCTGCCACAAACAAAAGCCAGACTCTTCACTGAGTATCATGAAAACCCACTCAATGTTCCTCTTTACTCTATACCATGCAAGTCTCTGTTGCCATTGGTACGGTTCCAGCAGTAAATGATCTAGGCAACATGAGATCTCAATCCAGCACTCAGCAATAGGCTCCTAATGGTTTGTGGTCGCTCCTAACAGTTTGTGGTGGCACTCTGCCTGTAACCTATGTACAGATTTCAGCTGTTataatctgtctgtctgtctgtcagagtCAGCTGAACAATCCTATGATCCATGTGAAGCATAGTCCTTCTAGAAGGACCTGTACCTACCCTTCTTGCCACACCATTGGCCTGAATCCTTCTCATAATCTTTCATTCTGCAATCATTGTACTGCAGCCAACTGTCTGTGCAATCTTTTGGTGTGATGCTCCCTCCTGCCAATGATTTAGCTATTCTCAAAAGACCAAAAGATGGCAATACACTGCTTGTGAATGCCCTATAGGAATCTCTATTGTGATCTCCACCTAAAAAGTTCAGTTGTGTTAGACATGCCCAATAGCTGTTGTGTACTCACATCATCGTTCATTTGTAGGAATGCCTTTTTTTCTGTGCTTAAAACAGAATCGCATAAGGACAAAGTTTTAACCAACATATCCAGGAGGAAATACTGGAGTATCATTTCAATGGCATTTAGTCAAGATATTCATGGTGTAGCACTTCCCATTTCAGGCAGTGTATATAAAGATAGATCACAGCTATAAGCTACAAGTGAATAAATTTTTCATCTCTAGCGTCTTAAcaaactataaatattgataatgTGTTATGAACTTGAGAAACAGCCACAAAGGGCTCACGAAACAATATACAGCTTGTTTTTGCAGCTCTGTTAACCTTTGACAAATGgacatcaactttgtttttttcagCTGGAACTATTCTGTTTCCGGCCCTAAATTAGTAGCTCCAATGACGCAAATTTAGTGATATAAATACCGGAAGTTTCAAATAAAACACATGTTCTGTGTACAGCATTGCATATGAATCGATAGCAGTGAGGCCGGCTCCATTTGCTGATGATGTTCTACACCATTAGTCAGACTCTGGCAGGTGGCATATCAGTTTTAGCTACACTAGATGCCTTGGAAGGAAGTCCATGAAAATTGTTGCACCATTTGGCAGATCAAGCCAGTGTGTCAGTAGTATATGCTCCCAGAGCTGTGAACTAACTCACAAAGAAAACTTACAAAGTAATTGATTCAGATGCTGTTTCTCAAGCTCACTGCTAAGAAAGTCTGAAAATGTGTCTTgcacaataattataataatatcaAAGTATTTGTTTGGTGTACATGGTGTTTCACAATTTCTATTACAAGCTTTCAGGGGTTGTAGAGGGTACTTATTAGACAAGAGTTTCAGTAAGGAACATGTCTACAAATGTAACATTTGGATAAGTTTGAAGATCAGATCGatttcaaatctcccacttcatggtgtacacacacacacacacacacacacacacacacacacacacacacacacagcatagacGAACTGACCCGTCTAATCTACAGGGAGCCCATGGCATTGGCAAAGTTTCAAGTACTGATTGTCAGTTTTCTTCTACATGACACAGAACATCGTGTCAAAAGTCAAGAGTACAGCATGTCCGAGGAACACTACAGTGAAATCGCCTAGTTTTGAATGTACAAGTTTCTCACAGCTGTTGTTGTAGGTGGACAAAAATGGTATGTGTTGTCATAATTACAATGGGGCCTGGCAAcagaattctgtgtgtgtgtgtatgtgtgtgtgaaacaaTCTGTGTATTAATGGAAAAGTGTTTCCCTTTTGGATATCAAAGAAATCTGTCACTGAAAACTATTGAGTAGGTTATTACCAGTCCTGTGCCTCCTGTTCAATATGTTTCTTTGAACATGAGACATTGCTTCACCAAGCAGCGGCTggagaaaatacagggtgtacataaactctaggaacactttcagttatttattgcacaagaactaaacaatgtgcagatgtcatacatattgcattatgaagagaaactctgaaagtcttttttacaaacattcaatatgcgaaccatgagtgacccagcagacgtcaataaggtaatcaaattcttgccatacccgtcccagcatggcattgcCAACTGTGACagttgcttcccgtattctctcccggagctctgctacatcacgtggtagaggcgataCATACACCAGAtccttaatgtgtccccacagaaaaaagccacacagagtgagatctggtgatcggggacgccatttcatgaaacagctgtccccttctgtagcacggccgattcatcaatgtggcagctccgtgttcaggtacccacgaacttcacgatgaacaTGGGGTGGAGccctatcctgctgaaagatgaacggagagtccgattgcatttgaggcatcagccattctgcaacatgtccaagtaggaatatatccagtgacagtgctctcggtgaagaagaatgtcccttacagttttcgacgtgacaaggcacaaaaaacatttacctttggggaatcacactcaaattcaatgcattcatgtggatgctttgtaccccagattcaacaGAATTCAACAAACAATCAAGAATGCCATCCTCATCCTCATTCAGTCATttcaactgcgaacaaaactcaaaacgcttgtctttgttgtcatcattaagcttctgcactagctccaatttgaatggtttcaaagacagcttctgttgcaggactttccacagtgtcactggagccatttcgagttcaagAGATGCACGACACATCATTTTCTTTGGACTCATAAATGTCTCTCgtacgtgctccacattcacttcactcacactgggatgtccacTTCTccttgccgggcacaagcaacccattgtaacgaatttgttgtgccagtggtaaatggccttccttgttgatggcttcttaccgtacttggttctaaacatctgttgaacagctgcagcacacttgtttttgccgaactacacacagaaagctcgccctGCACCTGAACTTGCCATGTTTGGACTAGCACTGGCTATCACCAAATTACCAAACTAGgttgtggcagtatacatgaaaaaaagactttcagcatttctcttcaaaatgacatatgtatgatatctgtacaaggtTTGgtgcttgtgcaataaataattgaaagtgttcctagactttatgtacaccctgtacatatgATTAAAGAAATGTACAAGCTTTCAgattcagtggctccttcttctggcagaagggttgaaagggaagaaGGAGAAGTGAAGGTAAAGGGCTGAtgaagtttaggaaatggggagagttcgaAAAAGTCATCCAGAAACCCATGTCCAGGGAACTTACCGGACAATATAAGTAGGAAAGGCTGTACACATTTTGATATACGATAGCGACTATAGAATTTTGGATACCAGTTACTTCAGACAAATAAAGTATCTATACCAATTCAGTTGGATTTTAACAGATATACTCTAAAAATGTCAGAGTTACTTAAGTATAATTACTATTCCTCTAATCTGTCATAGCTAAGATGACCCAGTAAGCAAATAATTGAAGTTAAATCCCTGTTGGCTACACAGTGACACATTTCCCACTATGAGGAGACTGGCATATTCTTTCACCAAACACTCAATCACTGCCAGGGTATGGGGCTATAAAACTGGTGACCTtggaaaatatctatatgtccgGATAAGAAGAAATTCAATTCTCTATGAAACTGGCCATGATACCTAACTTCCAAAACAAAAAAGCAGTCTCTTTTGGCAGACTATTTACTTGAAAGCATTGATTTTCTTACATCAAATATATCCTCACAAAACATTTGCTGGTAGAGTATTTTTTTCTCCTATTACCTTTTTGGAAGTTAAGCAGAATACTGTCAGTCTATGAAATGGTGACCCTAAAAAAAAAATAGCGTACAAGATCTGAGGTCGCAAAACACTGGAGACAGCCATGCATGCACATTCAATGAAGTTATTATTTTAATTAGCACTCCAGAGTCAGTTGACAAGTATGTGTATCagatgcaaaataaattttaacaatgTTTTAGATGGCACCTATAAATCTACTACTATTACTCCAAACTCAAATTATAACGAACACTTATAAGCAATACAGGACAGTATCATTTTGTTAATTATGTCTACATTTTTTGTCGGAGAAAGAAAGCTTCACTTACAGCATATCAAAAATAGCTCTGCACTAATTGTGACATTTATTTTGTCACATACATAATTTTTTAGATAGCACAATTAATTCTATTTCTTTCAGATTTTAACTCTTTCTCACTGCATGAAGAGGAAAAAACTTTGTACAGAAAATGCAAACTATACAAAAATCATAAGATGAAGTCCACTTATCTTTCAGATTCAGAGTTCAATGGTCGAAGCAGATTTCCATTTCATCCGCTGGCACCTTCACTTCGAGACAAAATACCCTACTCGTTTCTAGATTCTCACATCAATAGTAAGTTTGACTATAGTTCCTAAATTTGTAAGATAAATACTATTGATGTAACACATGAACATAAGCATGAAACTGCAAACAATTCTCAAGGGCAGAAAACACACATTTGAAACAATATGTCTTCTGTATGAATATGGAAATACAATGTTAATACAATGTAAAACATAGGATAAGAAACATGTGCTTGAAAGAAAAGGTGATTATAAACAtcttaaaggtgaagtcagaagaAATGGAAGGACAACTGAACAGAGAGTACTTATTTTCTGCAGCTCCATTACTAGTTCTTTTGCTGATTCAGAAGAAAAGCATGAGAGTACCAATATTTTTTTGAGGTTACATGGTTCCATATCCAGAAAATCATCTGTCATTTAAGAATATGGAAAAAAGCATTAGCCCTATCTAATATGTTCTAGTCACTTCTTACTAATGAACTTTAAAGGGACTACTTCTTACAGGTATATGCAGGAATTTATTATTTGAATTTAAATTTCCTAATTCAGAAATGAAATGTGACAATGTGCCTAACAAATGTATTTTGACTGAACTACTCACAATTGGATTTGCATGCTATGTCTGTCTGACTGCATTCAGTTTATGGCATGGGAATCCTAATAAcccaatgaaaacacaactattccTAGACAACAGCTGATCTATTGTCAAAGCTAGATAAATATTTATGAGCTTTCTTCTGAATGTAACAAATAAAGTGAACAGTTTAATTTCTATTTCATTGACTTAtttctggaattaaaaaaaatctttttgcaAATTGCAATATTTGGCACTGACATTATTAACTTGTTTAAGATAATATGTTAG contains these protein-coding regions:
- the LOC126262290 gene encoding homeotic protein spalt-major-like isoform X1 encodes the protein MSRRKQARPSRHLEADAEDALASVSACGDEDEGSSCSEAAVCDEPPDADADGDVDADGEPDADCDMMLLDDRNNNDDDVEPEDAVCADVGDGVVGSGDGDADTDEPEPDAEPEALASPAAGVVSAFGAAVAPFPLAGHVTLEALQNTKVAVAQFAATAMAGNADNAAALQELAVLQSTLFTLQHQQVMQLSLIQQLQQQLQITRCPKEAVALASPPPVSAQPAPPPGPSSAPGASPPPPLALPLPAQQQHPPLAQTQQSTPPSTQSLPASPPAAKQQLKVAGPSPPPPPPPPQAVPQQQQQLHSQLQPQQGQPPAQVPQQLLPCSISSSLAASIITNPEPPPLNEPNTLEMLQRRAQEVLENASQGLLANNLADELAFRKGGAGGKSSSLSPYDSKSGRNEPFFKHRCRYCGKVFGSDSALQIHIRSHTGERPFKCNVCGSRFTTKGNLKVHFQRHSAKFPHIKMNPNPVPEHLDKYHPPLLAQLGQSLSPHGQQPPPPVPPVPPPQSPFSFPLYRPPQPPPPQQPAPPPHAVPPHDLLPLPPPPLLPPHALFAPGPLPRIAPAEQDAPENLSKPQPTRQSPPPPMQQQQQQPRPQEQQQQQQQQQHDGNEEPPFVKQEEMDDAASTQRRQEEDDCEGRLSPKREPPEDPEDVDMSARFPSSSPYDDSLDSKYNSQDEENSLQDQPENLSSKGAGTSSRLSPPSSTSSGSAVAIDPAKDPAIYTSLLPRPGSNDNSWESLIEITKTSETSKLQQLVDNIEHKLTDPNQCVICHRVLSCKSALQMHYRTHTGERPFKCKICGRAFTTKGNLKTHMGVHRAKPPARVLHQCPVCHKKFTNALVLQQHIRLHTGEPTDLTPEQIQAAEVKDFPAAASTPGPPFPGPVSFLQAFPPLPPPGIHLPPAQHHTKLPAGSAHGELKEEKPDYPDDDNSSSSGGGGQQQQQQQQQQQQQQQQQQQQHQQQPQACTSALQQQPPPQIFCTSLAALENQVRTITTMASQLSAAKCSPPAATPGSAPPLNGDRSPSPSAGAPAGPSAAASPSASESGGSLSGALDLTPRSSSVGAPTPSPGPPTSASGPTAAPLPPPPPGAFSGFGLLPPGPIGSALTSSVLTSTAFSPIGLGADSEFNGRSRFPFHPLAPSLRDKIPYSFLDSHINMRPGNTTCNICFKTFACNSALEIHYRSHTKERPFKCTVCDRGFSTKDSTDKQSIHDCICDLGSQWRIQRDNSGGRANDKPKAQTKRNDANRKKRSGKKYTGRLPPLLCNPGYAADWIPLLGNMKQHMLTHKIRDMPSHLFESKPPLPPPSSGMTQVKEEPASGEEQSMATPPSLELTVKSDLGIKRSPPEGETMLPIPKRQPGLPKHLCHVCNKNFSSSSALQIHMRTHTGDKPFRCTICQKAFTTKGNLKVHMGTHMWSNGASRRGRRMSLDLPPIPMTPKDSEFLQRRPDLFYPYLPTPFLNGMQQKLNEISVIQSVNSNSGLSPPGNKYASLLGFGGYPSDKPLMPDIARSQSGSPLSDKPPSSVSSPPPLSLGSSHHGSPPRITGDLSISDRAVWDVHYERKPSASHSDEPMEVSPTPPGHVNPHTQPPPRGEGLAA
- the LOC126262290 gene encoding homeotic protein spalt-major-like isoform X2, translating into MMLLDDRNNNDDDVEPEDAVCADVGDGVVGSGDGDADTDEPEPDAEPEALASPAAGVVSAFGAAVAPFPLAGHVTLEALQNTKVAVAQFAATAMAGNADNAAALQELAVLQSTLFTLQHQQVMQLSLIQQLQQQLQITRCPKEAVALASPPPVSAQPAPPPGPSSAPGASPPPPLALPLPAQQQHPPLAQTQQSTPPSTQSLPASPPAAKQQLKVAGPSPPPPPPPPQAVPQQQQQLHSQLQPQQGQPPAQVPQQLLPCSISSSLAASIITNPEPPPLNEPNTLEMLQRRAQEVLENASQGLLANNLADELAFRKGGAGGKSSSLSPYDSKSGRNEPFFKHRCRYCGKVFGSDSALQIHIRSHTGERPFKCNVCGSRFTTKGNLKVHFQRHSAKFPHIKMNPNPVPEHLDKYHPPLLAQLGQSLSPHGQQPPPPVPPVPPPQSPFSFPLYRPPQPPPPQQPAPPPHAVPPHDLLPLPPPPLLPPHALFAPGPLPRIAPAEQDAPENLSKPQPTRQSPPPPMQQQQQQPRPQEQQQQQQQQQHDGNEEPPFVKQEEMDDAASTQRRQEEDDCEGRLSPKREPPEDPEDVDMSARFPSSSPYDDSLDSKYNSQDEENSLQDQPENLSSKGAGTSSRLSPPSSTSSGSAVAIDPAKDPAIYTSLLPRPGSNDNSWESLIEITKTSETSKLQQLVDNIEHKLTDPNQCVICHRVLSCKSALQMHYRTHTGERPFKCKICGRAFTTKGNLKTHMGVHRAKPPARVLHQCPVCHKKFTNALVLQQHIRLHTGEPTDLTPEQIQAAEVKDFPAAASTPGPPFPGPVSFLQAFPPLPPPGIHLPPAQHHTKLPAGSAHGELKEEKPDYPDDDNSSSSGGGGQQQQQQQQQQQQQQQQQQQQHQQQPQACTSALQQQPPPQIFCTSLAALENQVRTITTMASQLSAAKCSPPAATPGSAPPLNGDRSPSPSAGAPAGPSAAASPSASESGGSLSGALDLTPRSSSVGAPTPSPGPPTSASGPTAAPLPPPPPGAFSGFGLLPPGPIGSALTSSVLTSTAFSPIGLGADSEFNGRSRFPFHPLAPSLRDKIPYSFLDSHINMRPGNTTCNICFKTFACNSALEIHYRSHTKERPFKCTVCDRGFSTKDSTDKQSIHDCICDLGSQWRIQRDNSGGRANDKPKAQTKRNDANRKKRSGKKYTGRLPPLLCNPGYAADWIPLLGNMKQHMLTHKIRDMPSHLFESKPPLPPPSSGMTQVKEEPASGEEQSMATPPSLELTVKSDLGIKRSPPEGETMLPIPKRQPGLPKHLCHVCNKNFSSSSALQIHMRTHTGDKPFRCTICQKAFTTKGNLKVHMGTHMWSNGASRRGRRMSLDLPPIPMTPKDSEFLQRRPDLFYPYLPTPFLNGMQQKLNEISVIQSVNSNSGLSPPGNKYASLLGFGGYPSDKPLMPDIARSQSGSPLSDKPPSSVSSPPPLSLGSSHHGSPPRITGDLSISDRAVWDVHYERKPSASHSDEPMEVSPTPPGHVNPHTQPPPRGEGLAA